GGGCACCGGTAATTCTCCGATGTCAAAATCAGACACTACCGCGATCGTCTGGTTTAGCTCCATAAGCTCGCTGCTTACCTCGCGGCGTATGACTTGGATCTTGGGCAGGTCTTCGTTTTTGAAACCCTCAACCAGGACGATATCGAGTCCAGGCGTCACTTTCTTCAATATTTCATCAAGGCTCATCTTGCCCTCTTGCTGCCGGTACTCAACCGCGATTTCGTTCGACACAACAGCCATCAAAGATGCGCCGGCCTTAAAAAGGCGCATACTGTCCTTACTTCCTTCTTCGAAAACGATGGGATGAAAAGCATGTTTGATAACGCCCACTTTGAAGCCGCGATCCTGTAAACTGGAAATGACCTTCTCCAACAAGGTCGTCTTCCCTGCATTATGTGAACCCACGAATGCGATTACTGGAACCACTTGTAATCCTCCCGTGTTCGAAATACCGGATGATATTAAGCCTCTTTTCTCTCCTTTACAAGCAACATCTTATTCCATCCCCAGCTGCTACGTCAAATCAGCAAAAACAAAACCACCCCCTCACCCCGCCTTCTCGCCCCGGATAATTGTAAAATTCCAAGGAGAATAAGAGTGATAAGAGTGGATCGTCCAACCTATTGCGGATCTGCAGCAAGTGCTGCTCTTTCGGTAAAGAAAACGTCGACAAAGCTTCAAGAAAACAAAAGG
The sequence above is drawn from the Syntrophothermus lipocalidus DSM 12680 genome and encodes:
- the mobB gene encoding molybdopterin-guanine dinucleotide biosynthesis protein B; this translates as MVPVIAFVGSHNAGKTTLLEKVISSLQDRGFKVGVIKHAFHPIVFEEGSKDSMRLFKAGASLMAVVSNEIAVEYRQQEGKMSLDEILKKVTPGLDIVLVEGFKNEDLPKIQVIRREVSSELMELNQTIAVVSDFDIGELPVPVFQPNDSDKLVDFIINYCLKGNRIRRAKPGNG